The Oscillospiraceae bacterium genome window below encodes:
- a CDS encoding Ku protein, which translates to MISHKSVITFGMVAIPIAMFTATQDNDIHFNQLHREDSSRIRYKKTCAHCGKELASEDIEKGFEYDKDKYVVVTDEEIEKIKTEKEKSIQILHFAQLNQISPVYYDKTYQAAPEAGGEKAFELLRSALMAEQKIAIGKTVMGTRDTLMAIIAREDGMLISTMFYADEIKELQKQYKKTDVSEAELNMAKLLINSMDTPFDPSKYQDEYQTKLRALIETKISGKEVVAAEADNAVKVIDLMEALKQSVEKVKKEKEPA; encoded by the coding sequence TTGATATCGCATAAATCGGTTATCACATTCGGAATGGTCGCGATTCCGATCGCAATGTTTACGGCGACGCAGGACAACGACATCCATTTTAATCAGCTGCACAGAGAGGACAGCAGCCGCATCCGGTATAAAAAGACCTGCGCGCACTGCGGCAAGGAACTGGCTTCCGAGGACATTGAAAAAGGGTTTGAATACGACAAGGATAAATATGTCGTCGTCACCGACGAGGAGATCGAAAAGATCAAGACCGAAAAAGAAAAGTCCATTCAGATTCTGCACTTTGCGCAGCTGAATCAGATTTCCCCCGTCTATTACGACAAGACCTATCAGGCAGCGCCCGAGGCCGGCGGCGAAAAGGCGTTTGAGCTGCTGCGCTCGGCGCTGATGGCGGAGCAAAAAATCGCCATCGGCAAGACCGTGATGGGCACCAGGGACACGCTGATGGCGATCATCGCGCGCGAGGACGGGATGTTGATTTCGACGATGTTTTATGCCGACGAGATCAAGGAACTGCAAAAACAATATAAAAAGACCGACGTCTCGGAAGCCGAACTGAATATGGCAAAACTGTTGATCAACTCGATGGATACGCCGTTTGATCCTTCGAAATATCAGGACGAATACCAGACCAAACTGCGCGCGCTGATCGAGACCAAGATTTCGGGCAAGGAAGTCGTCGCGGCAGAGGCCGATAATGCCGTCAAGGTGATCGACCTGATGGAGGCGCTCAAACAGAGCGTCGAAAAAGTCAAAAAAGAAAAGGAGCCGGCGTAA